Proteins encoded by one window of Vicinamibacteria bacterium:
- the secG gene encoding preprotein translocase subunit SecG, whose protein sequence is MLTILFTALHILVCLFLILVILAQQGKGQDLASAFGGGGSQTAFGARGTATLLSKITAGAAIIFMVTSLTLSYLRPAVSQNTVVPESAPAATPEAPPPSDEAPPPEEPGAGESAVPPTETPDAGEKPPSESPQPPQ, encoded by the coding sequence ATGTTGACGATTCTTTTCACCGCACTCCACATTCTGGTGTGCCTTTTTCTGATCCTGGTCATTCTGGCGCAGCAGGGCAAGGGTCAGGATCTCGCAAGCGCTTTCGGAGGAGGCGGCTCCCAGACGGCCTTCGGTGCTCGAGGAACGGCAACGCTTCTTTCCAAGATCACCGCCGGTGCGGCCATCATTTTCATGGTCACTTCGCTCACCTTGAGCTATCTCCGGCCCGCGGTCTCGCAGAATACGGTCGTTCCCGAGTCGGCACCGGCCGCGACCCCCGAGGCGCCGCCGCCTTCAGACGAGGCTCCACCTCCCGAGGAACCGGGGGCGGGCGAAAGCGCCGTACCTCCTACCGAGACGCCTGACGCCGGCGAGAAGCCGCCGAGCGAGAGCCCGCAACCGCCCCAGTAA
- the pgk gene encoding phosphoglycerate kinase gives GAKVSDKIDVVRSLVGKVDHLLIGGGMAYTFLRARGIATGSSLVEEDKITLARSILDEAGEKLVLPSDHVVASRFDAGAERKTMPIDEIPDGWMGLDIGPATIRSYGERIEAAKLVLWNGPMGVFEMAPFAEGTLALARRLAESEATSIVGGGDSVSAVHRAGVADQITHISTGGGASLEFLAGCKLPGVEVLTDA, from the coding sequence GGCGCCAAGGTATCGGACAAGATCGACGTCGTTCGCTCGCTCGTCGGGAAGGTCGACCACCTTCTCATCGGAGGGGGCATGGCTTATACGTTCCTTCGCGCCCGAGGCATCGCGACGGGAAGCTCGCTCGTGGAGGAGGACAAGATCACGCTTGCCCGGTCGATTCTCGACGAGGCGGGTGAGAAGCTCGTTCTGCCAAGCGACCACGTGGTCGCTTCCCGATTCGATGCCGGGGCGGAGCGCAAAACGATGCCCATTGATGAGATTCCCGACGGTTGGATGGGCCTCGACATCGGACCTGCCACGATTCGAAGCTATGGCGAGCGGATCGAGGCCGCCAAGCTCGTTCTTTGGAACGGACCCATGGGAGTTTTCGAGATGGCGCCCTTCGCCGAGGGGACCCTCGCGTTGGCGAGACGCCTCGCGGAAAGCGAGGCGACGAGTATCGTCGGGGGCGGCGATTCCGTCTCCGCAGTGCACCGGGCAGGCGTCGCCGACCAGATTACCCACATCTCGACGGGCGGCGGGGCGTCTCTCGAGTTTCTCGCCGGCTGCAAGCTGCCGGGAGTCGAGGTTCTGACCGATGCGTAG
- the tpiA gene encoding triose-phosphate isomerase, with protein sequence MRRPLIAANWKMHLTLDEADQLARGVASAVREMDDIDIVMAPPFTALATVRAAIGDTRIALGAQDLYWEERGAFTGEISPSMLKDAGCGYVIVAHSERRQLFGETDRTANRKVLAALTYELVPILCVGETEAERDRGVTFVVVDRQIKEGLKDVAEKQLDRLVIAYEPIWAIGTGRTATPDQAEEVHQSIRGQLAKLYGTEAAGGVRILYGGSVKPDNVDDLMFEDDIDGALVGGASLKAESFSRICSFERRD encoded by the coding sequence ATGCGTAGACCCCTCATTGCCGCGAACTGGAAAATGCACTTGACGCTCGATGAGGCGGATCAGCTCGCCCGCGGCGTCGCCTCGGCCGTCAGGGAGATGGACGACATCGACATCGTCATGGCTCCCCCGTTCACGGCGCTCGCAACCGTTCGCGCCGCGATCGGCGATACTCGAATCGCTCTGGGAGCTCAAGACCTCTACTGGGAGGAGCGAGGAGCCTTTACCGGAGAGATCTCACCGAGCATGCTGAAGGATGCCGGGTGCGGTTACGTCATCGTCGCCCATTCGGAAAGGCGTCAGCTCTTCGGCGAGACCGACCGGACGGCGAACCGCAAGGTCCTGGCCGCCCTTACTTACGAGCTGGTTCCGATCCTCTGCGTCGGTGAGACCGAGGCCGAGCGCGACCGCGGCGTCACGTTCGTCGTCGTCGACCGCCAAATCAAGGAAGGACTCAAGGATGTGGCGGAAAAGCAGCTCGACCGGCTCGTGATTGCTTACGAGCCCATCTGGGCGATCGGCACCGGGCGCACCGCGACACCCGATCAGGCCGAGGAGGTCCACCAGTCGATCCGCGGACAGCTCGCCAAGCTGTACGGCACCGAGGCGGCGGGCGGGGTCCGCATTCTTTACGGCGGAAGCGTAAAACCGGATAATGTAGACGACCTGATGTTCGAAGACGATATCGATGGAGCCCTCGTGGGAGGAGCGAGCCTTAAGGCGGAGTCTTTCAGCCGCATCTGTTCCTTCGAACGTCGAGATTAG